A genome region from Marasmius oreades isolate 03SP1 chromosome 5, whole genome shotgun sequence includes the following:
- a CDS encoding uncharacterized protein (antiSMASH:Cluster_5.7): MTDHSDTSPNCYDEKDLPVFTPMSWSLKEIRAAIPPHLFARDTTLGLQYLLRDIVLATLLWHLATNIDLIPKNPAIVQTITPLGVELLRWSAWATYWWFQGLVFTGIWVIGHECGHGAFSDHRFVNDTIGFVLHTALWTPYFSWKISHHRHHRNHASMERDEVYVPKTRNELGVPTGERSIEYDEIFGDTPIYTLFMLVRQQLLAFPAYLLYNVSGQKNYPKWTNHFDPSSILFTREQRDAVIMSNIGIAAMAYIVSSASSAYGFWEVVKFYGIPWLALSHWFVMITYLHHTDPALPHYRGREWNYQRGAAATVDRNFLGWQGRFFLHDVAHYHVIHHDLFLIK; the protein is encoded by the exons ATGACTGATCATTCAGATACGTCTCCCAACTGCTACGATGAGAAGGACTTACCGGTATTCACACCCATGTCCTG GTCTCTCAAAGAAATCCGGGCCGCCATACCACCACATCTCTTTGCGAGAGATACCACTCTCGGACTACAGTACCTCTTGCGAGACATAGTCCTCGCAACTCTCCTTTGGCATCTCGCCACGAATATCGACCTTATCCCAAAGAATCCCGCTATCGTCCAAACTATCACCCCTCTAGGGGTAGAACTCCTTCGATGGTCTGCCTGGGCAACATA CTGGTGGTTTCAAGGGCTTGTCTTCACCGGTATTTGGGTCATCGGTCACGAA TGTGGCCACGGTGCTTTCTCAGACCACAGATTTGTCAACGACACAATCGGATTT GTCCTTCACACTGCATTATGGACCCCGTATTTTAGCTGGAAAATATCTCATCATCGTCACCACCGTAACCACGCTTCAATGGAACGAGATGAGGTCTATGTTCCAAAAACCAGAAATGAACTCGGGGTCCCCACTGGCGAAAGATCCATCGAGTATGATGAGATTTTTGGGGACACACCAATCTACACGCTTTTCATGCTCGTTCGACAGCAACTACTCGCTTTCCCTGCCTACCTAC TCTACAACGTATCGGGTCAGAAAAACTACCCAAAATGGACAAATCACTTTGACC CAAGCTCTATCCTATTCACCAGGGAACAGCGAGACGCCGTGATAATGTCCAACATTGGTATCGCCGCTATGGCCTATATTGTCTCTTCCGCCAGCTCTGCATACGGCTTTTGGGAAGTTGTCAAATTTTACGGTATACCGTGGCTTGCATTGTCCCATTGGT TCGTCATGATCACCTATTTACACCACACCGACCCTGCCTTGCCCCACTACCGTGGAAGAGAATGGAATTACCAGCGTGGAGCCGCAGCTACCGTCGACAGAAACTTTTTGGGATGGCAGGgtcggttctttttgcacgaTGTCGCTCATTACCATGTTATTCACCAC GATCTTTTTTTGATCAAATAG